A section of the Chryseobacterium ginsenosidimutans genome encodes:
- a CDS encoding CusA/CzcA family heavy metal efflux RND transporter, with protein MLDKIIKFSIKNKIVIGVMTLLLIIWGSWSATRLPIDAVPDITNNQVQIITVCPTLAGQEVEQLVTFPIEQSIANIPDIEETRSISRFGLSVITVVFKENVDVYFARQLISEKLKEASEEIPKGVGTPELAPVSTGLGDIYQYILRPKKGSEKKYSSKELRTMQDWIVRRQLNGTPGVAEVNSFGGELKQYEVAVDPNRLRAMGVSITDLFTALEKNNQNTGGAYIDKKPNAYFIRGIGVVTSLEDIRNIAIDNKAGSVPIFVKDVAEVRLGSAVRYGAMTYNGQVDAVGGIVMMLKGANSNEVVNLIKDKIPTIQKSLPDDVLIEPFLDRSDLVGRAINTVEKNLIEGALIVIFVLVVFLGNFRAGLIVASAIPLSLLFALGMMNVFGVSANLMSLGAIDFGLIVDGAVIIVEATLHHLGLRKSTQKLTQSEMDEEVFLSASKIRNSAAFGEIIILIVYIPILTLVGVEGKMFTPMAKTVGFAILGALILSLTYIPMMSALFLSKKISTKASFSDKLMDKLQGIYQPILQKAVKIKGVIVSVTIALFALSLIIFSRMGGEFIPQLQEGDFAFHCILPQGSSLSQSIETSMQASRIIKQFDEVKMVVGKTGAAEVPTDPMPPEATDLIIVLKPQDEWKSKKSYDEMADEISEKLELIPGVFFEKNQPIQMRFNELMTGIRQDVAVKIFGENLDSLAIYADQVGKVIQSVDGVTAPQIERISGLPQINVEYDRTRMANYGLSIEDVNNTLSTAFAGKSAGQVFENERRFDLVVRLDSLHRTNIDDVNNLMISTGTGNQIPLSQVANISYKLGPSQISRDEGKRRIVIGFNVKDRDVESVVEDIQTKLDKQVKLPSGYYFTYGGQFENLQAASKRLMIAVPVSLLLIFFLLYFTFRSFKQAALIFTAIPMSAIGGIFALLIRDMPFSISAGIGFIALFGVAVLNGIVLIGTFNQLEKDGETDILKRVFEGTKTRLRPVLMTAAVASLGFLPMAISTGAGAEVQKPLATVVIGGLITATFLTLFVLPMLYIIFNTKFRKNHFKIKSLTTIVVVGFLLVGQTLNAQNIKTLSVEQATEMALSNNYSVKTKDLDIKVSEALKPTANELPKMNFSAQLGQYNSPKFDQSFSISQSIPFPTLFKARKELIAQEIKGKQISRELTVNELAKQVRTYFYQIEYLHYNQKKLMKLDSLYQDFIRIATVRFNAGDIKKIEISTAETQKGEINLLLNQNKIYLDNAYKNLKTLLNTDDQIEIPLSENYQPLKVEYILDSTTIANHPTVKAFYQEMEIAEKNKNVEKSQGLPEFSLGYTNQSIIGFHTVNGQEKYYNAGNRFNVANIGISIPLTFGATKARIQSLDYQKQMAESNAKLQQKQLTAQLENVLNQYKQDILQYEYYVGQALPNAEKIVKAGQLGYKTGEISYVEYLFALQTATNIQLKYLESIQLVNQSVININSLINK; from the coding sequence GTGTTAGATAAAATCATAAAATTTAGCATCAAGAACAAGATTGTCATTGGCGTAATGACCTTGTTGTTGATTATATGGGGCTCGTGGAGTGCAACGAGATTACCCATTGATGCTGTACCGGATATTACCAACAATCAGGTTCAGATCATTACAGTTTGCCCGACATTGGCGGGACAAGAAGTAGAGCAGCTGGTAACGTTCCCAATTGAACAGAGCATTGCCAATATTCCCGATATTGAAGAAACCCGAAGTATTTCAAGATTCGGACTATCGGTTATTACCGTTGTGTTTAAGGAAAATGTTGATGTCTATTTTGCACGTCAACTAATCAGCGAAAAACTGAAGGAAGCTTCCGAAGAAATCCCGAAAGGTGTTGGAACGCCTGAACTTGCTCCGGTTAGTACTGGCTTAGGAGATATTTATCAATATATTCTTCGCCCGAAAAAAGGTAGCGAGAAAAAGTATTCCTCCAAAGAACTGCGAACAATGCAAGACTGGATCGTAAGAAGACAACTGAACGGAACTCCCGGTGTTGCAGAAGTCAACAGCTTTGGAGGAGAACTGAAACAGTATGAAGTGGCTGTTGATCCCAACCGTCTTAGGGCAATGGGTGTCAGCATCACAGACCTTTTCACTGCATTGGAAAAAAACAATCAGAATACGGGAGGGGCTTATATTGATAAAAAACCAAATGCTTATTTCATTCGTGGAATAGGCGTTGTAACTTCTCTTGAGGATATTAGAAATATTGCCATTGATAATAAAGCGGGCAGTGTTCCCATTTTTGTAAAAGATGTTGCGGAAGTCCGCCTGGGAAGTGCAGTTCGCTATGGAGCAATGACCTATAATGGTCAGGTAGATGCTGTTGGTGGCATTGTAATGATGCTGAAAGGCGCGAACAGTAACGAGGTTGTCAATTTAATTAAGGATAAAATTCCGACAATCCAGAAGTCACTGCCAGACGATGTGCTGATTGAACCGTTTTTAGACAGGAGTGATCTTGTTGGAAGGGCCATCAACACAGTTGAGAAAAATCTTATTGAAGGTGCACTCATCGTAATTTTTGTACTGGTCGTATTCTTAGGGAATTTCAGAGCAGGATTGATCGTTGCCTCGGCAATTCCATTATCACTCCTTTTTGCGTTAGGGATGATGAATGTTTTTGGAGTCAGTGCCAATTTGATGAGTTTAGGCGCGATAGATTTTGGGTTGATCGTTGATGGTGCTGTGATCATCGTAGAAGCTACACTCCATCATTTGGGACTTAGAAAATCTACTCAAAAACTGACACAGTCAGAGATGGATGAAGAGGTTTTCCTTTCCGCTTCTAAAATCAGAAACAGTGCTGCATTTGGGGAAATTATTATCTTGATCGTTTATATTCCTATTCTAACTTTGGTGGGTGTTGAAGGTAAGATGTTCACGCCAATGGCAAAAACAGTTGGCTTTGCAATTTTAGGAGCTTTGATACTATCGTTGACCTATATTCCTATGATGAGCGCTTTGTTCTTATCTAAAAAGATTTCAACAAAAGCAAGTTTTTCTGATAAGCTGATGGATAAACTGCAAGGTATCTACCAGCCAATATTGCAAAAAGCTGTAAAAATTAAAGGAGTGATTGTTTCAGTGACTATCGCTTTATTCGCATTGAGCCTCATTATTTTTAGCAGGATGGGAGGAGAATTCATCCCGCAATTACAGGAAGGAGATTTTGCATTTCACTGCATATTGCCCCAGGGAAGTTCACTGTCGCAAAGTATTGAAACGTCTATGCAGGCATCCCGAATCATCAAACAATTTGATGAAGTGAAAATGGTAGTGGGAAAAACAGGGGCTGCCGAAGTTCCAACTGACCCAATGCCTCCGGAAGCAACTGATCTGATCATTGTTTTAAAGCCACAGGATGAGTGGAAAAGTAAAAAGTCTTATGATGAGATGGCAGATGAAATTTCAGAAAAATTAGAATTGATTCCCGGTGTATTTTTCGAGAAGAACCAGCCTATACAAATGCGCTTTAATGAACTGATGACTGGAATCCGTCAGGATGTGGCGGTGAAAATCTTTGGTGAAAATTTGGATTCCCTTGCAATTTACGCAGATCAGGTCGGTAAAGTCATTCAATCTGTTGATGGGGTTACTGCTCCACAAATTGAACGCATCAGCGGGCTGCCACAGATCAACGTAGAATACGACCGCACAAGAATGGCAAACTATGGATTGAGTATTGAGGATGTTAATAACACTTTAAGTACAGCTTTTGCAGGAAAATCTGCTGGTCAGGTTTTTGAAAACGAAAGACGTTTTGATCTGGTCGTGAGACTCGACAGTCTTCACCGAACCAATATCGATGACGTCAATAATTTGATGATCTCAACTGGTACCGGGAATCAGATCCCACTTTCACAAGTAGCGAATATCAGCTACAAACTCGGCCCGTCACAGATCAGCCGAGATGAAGGGAAACGCAGGATTGTTATTGGATTCAATGTGAAAGACCGGGATGTGGAAAGTGTAGTGGAAGATATTCAAACTAAGTTGGATAAGCAAGTGAAATTACCTTCAGGGTATTACTTTACTTATGGCGGTCAGTTTGAAAATCTCCAGGCCGCAAGCAAAAGACTGATGATTGCGGTTCCGGTTTCTTTACTCCTGATATTTTTCTTGTTATACTTCACATTCCGCTCATTTAAGCAGGCTGCATTAATTTTTACTGCGATACCGATGAGTGCAATTGGCGGAATTTTCGCATTATTGATAAGAGATATGCCATTTAGTATCAGCGCTGGGATTGGTTTTATCGCTTTGTTTGGCGTTGCCGTTCTTAATGGGATTGTTTTAATAGGAACATTCAATCAACTGGAGAAAGACGGCGAAACAGATATTCTAAAGCGGGTTTTTGAAGGTACAAAAACCAGACTAAGACCAGTTCTGATGACCGCAGCAGTAGCTTCTTTAGGATTTCTTCCAATGGCAATTTCAACAGGAGCCGGAGCGGAAGTTCAGAAACCGTTGGCAACAGTGGTTATAGGTGGCTTGATCACTGCGACTTTCTTGACGTTATTTGTTTTGCCAATGTTGTACATTATTTTCAATACAAAATTCAGAAAGAATCATTTTAAAATAAAATCTTTGACAACGATTGTCGTTGTAGGATTTTTACTTGTAGGGCAAACTTTAAATGCTCAAAATATAAAAACATTATCGGTGGAGCAGGCGACAGAAATGGCTTTGAGTAATAATTATTCAGTAAAAACGAAAGATCTGGATATCAAAGTTTCTGAAGCTTTGAAACCCACAGCCAATGAACTTCCAAAAATGAATTTCAGTGCGCAGCTTGGACAATACAACAGTCCGAAGTTTGACCAGTCGTTTTCCATTTCCCAAAGTATTCCTTTCCCGACTTTGTTTAAGGCAAGAAAGGAACTTATTGCTCAGGAAATCAAAGGGAAACAGATTAGCAGAGAACTTACTGTTAATGAGCTTGCAAAACAGGTAAGAACGTATTTTTATCAGATTGAATATTTACACTACAATCAGAAAAAACTAATGAAACTCGATAGTCTGTATCAGGATTTTATCAGGATTGCAACCGTCAGATTTAATGCGGGTGACATCAAGAAGATAGAAATCAGTACAGCAGAAACGCAGAAAGGTGAGATCAATCTATTGTTAAATCAGAATAAAATCTATCTTGATAATGCTTACAAAAATTTGAAAACGCTTTTAAATACAGATGATCAAATCGAGATTCCGCTTAGTGAAAATTATCAGCCACTGAAAGTTGAATATATATTGGACAGCACTACGATTGCCAATCATCCAACCGTCAAAGCATTCTATCAGGAAATGGAAATTGCCGAGAAAAATAAAAATGTAGAAAAATCCCAGGGCTTACCTGAATTCAGTTTGGGTTATACGAATCAATCGATCATTGGTTTTCATACCGTGAATGGGCAGGAAAAATATTACAATGCAGGGAACCGTTTTAATGTTGCCAACATTGGTATATCAATACCGCTGACGTTTGGAGCAACCAAAGCAAGAATTCAGTCCTTGGATTATCAGAAGCAAATGGCAGAATCCAATGCGAAACTTCAGCAAAAACAATTAACCGCCCAACTTGAAAACGTATTGAACCAATACAAACAGGATATTTTGCAATATGAATACTATGTCGGTCAGGCTTTGCCAAATGCTGAAAAAATTGTGAAAGCTGGTCAGCTCGGTTATAAAACAGGGGAAATCTCATATGTAGAATATCTTTTTGCATTGCAGACCGCAACCAATATTCAGCTCAAATATCTGGAATCAATTCAGCTGGTCAATCAGTCTGTGATCAACATTAACTCTTTAATAAATAAATAA
- a CDS encoding efflux RND transporter periplasmic adaptor subunit codes for MKQHIIYIAFVLIFLGGCGKKDASTEVEGEVKTEQAEEHGEEAPQTIASLTEEQMKAVGITLGKIEMKELTSTIKANGALRVPNNNKATVTSMYGGIIKTLNVQIGDFVRKGQVIASISNPEYIQLQEQYLTVKSRIAFAEQEYRRQKELFDNDAGAKKNLQSSDVELKTLRTQRSSLQRQLQIMGINPANVNNGNLRSGLVITSPISGTISTISAQIGSYVDISSPVAEVIDNGSLHLDLQVFEKDLPKMKVGQIVHFKLTNNPETEYDARIYSIGSSFENDSKTISVHCSVTGNKSGLIDGMNITGIVSLDKSTTPAVPNEAIVEADSKYFIFIKTDKKAEEHHEEVEGEHLNEKKIPEKEEKMTNFEKIEVVKGFSDMGYTAITTVNEISANAEVVIKGAFFVNAKLSNSGEHEH; via the coding sequence ATGAAACAACATATCATCTACATCGCCTTTGTCTTGATTTTTCTCGGAGGATGTGGAAAAAAGGATGCTTCAACTGAAGTGGAAGGCGAAGTGAAAACCGAACAAGCCGAAGAGCACGGCGAAGAAGCCCCACAGACTATCGCTAGCTTGACCGAAGAGCAAATGAAAGCGGTGGGCATCACTCTGGGAAAAATTGAGATGAAAGAACTGACTTCTACCATCAAAGCCAATGGAGCACTTAGAGTTCCGAACAATAATAAAGCGACCGTCACATCAATGTATGGTGGGATTATTAAAACTTTGAATGTGCAGATCGGGGATTTTGTAAGAAAAGGACAGGTAATTGCCTCCATTTCAAATCCGGAATACATTCAGTTGCAAGAGCAATACCTGACTGTGAAAAGCAGGATTGCATTTGCAGAACAGGAATACAGGAGACAGAAGGAATTATTTGATAATGATGCCGGCGCAAAGAAGAACCTTCAAAGTTCAGATGTTGAACTGAAAACCCTTAGAACACAAAGATCTTCTTTGCAGAGACAGCTTCAGATTATGGGCATCAATCCCGCCAATGTCAATAATGGAAATTTGCGATCCGGTTTAGTGATCACATCACCAATCAGTGGAACGATCAGTACTATTTCTGCACAAATTGGAAGTTACGTTGACATCTCATCGCCTGTTGCAGAAGTTATTGACAATGGTTCTTTACATTTAGATCTACAGGTTTTTGAAAAAGATCTACCTAAAATGAAAGTTGGGCAGATCGTTCATTTTAAATTGACAAATAATCCCGAAACCGAGTACGATGCAAGAATCTACAGCATTGGTTCATCCTTTGAAAACGACAGCAAAACAATTTCGGTTCACTGTTCTGTAACCGGAAACAAATCCGGACTGATCGACGGAATGAATATTACAGGAATCGTAAGTCTCGATAAAAGTACAACACCGGCGGTTCCCAATGAAGCCATTGTAGAAGCGGACAGCAAATATTTCATTTTTATCAAAACAGACAAAAAAGCTGAAGAACATCACGAAGAGGTGGAAGGTGAACATTTAAATGAGAAGAAGATTCCCGAGAAAGAAGAAAAAATGACAAATTTTGAAAAAATAGAAGTTGTTAAAGGTTTTTCCGATATGGGATATACTGCAATTACAACCGTTAATGAAATTTCTGCAAATGCGGAAGTTGTTATTAAAGGTGCATTTTTCGTCAATGCTAAACTTAGTAATTCTGGGGAACACGAACATTAA
- a CDS encoding heavy metal translocating P-type ATPase — translation MEHKHIYDKEGNQLCCTAQEGKIYNDAGAKKLLEDDKCCSTKNNKAEAHSEDDGHDHDHSTGEKNTFQMFLPAIVSLVILLIGIVLDNFFPQEWFQDWVRIVWYAVAYLPVGLPVLKEAYESIAKGDVFSEFFLMGIATVGAFAIGEYPEGVAVMLFYSVGEVFQTLAVSRAKNNIKALLDQRPDEVTILEGNQPKTIPAKQAKIGDLVQLKSGEKLALDGELVSESASFNTAALTGESKPDTKNKGESVLAGMINLQTIAQVKVTTAYEDSKLSKILELVQNATAQKAPTELFIRKFARIYTPIVVGLAVVICLLPYLFVENYVFRDWLYRALVFLVISCPCALVISIPLGYFGGIGAASKNGILFKGSNFLDIIANIKNVVMDKTGTMTEGVFKVQEVTLKSEFNKDEILKMVNALESKSTHPVATAIHQYVGEIDHSIQLDNTEEIAGHGLKASIKGKDLLVGNFKLMDKFNIKYDLDPTQIVYTIIAIAYDGKFAGYITIADSIKADAQLSIDKLKALGVKTTMLSGDKSTVVQFVADQLGITNAFGDLLPEDKVNKVKEIKSQNETVAFVGDGVNDAPVVALSDVGIAMGGLGSDATIETADVVIQDDKPSKIPMAINIGKQTRKIVWQNIFLAFAVKAIVLVLGAGGLATMWEAVFADVGVALLAILNAVRIQRMTF, via the coding sequence ATGGAACACAAACATATTTACGACAAGGAAGGAAATCAGCTTTGCTGCACAGCACAGGAAGGCAAAATCTACAATGATGCTGGCGCCAAAAAATTACTTGAGGATGACAAATGCTGTTCTACCAAGAATAACAAAGCTGAAGCGCACAGCGAGGACGACGGGCACGACCACGACCATAGCACTGGTGAGAAAAATACATTTCAAATGTTTTTACCAGCAATTGTTTCTCTGGTTATTCTGTTGATAGGCATCGTACTGGATAACTTTTTTCCGCAGGAGTGGTTTCAAGACTGGGTAAGGATCGTATGGTATGCGGTGGCTTATTTGCCTGTGGGTCTACCCGTTCTAAAAGAAGCGTATGAAAGCATTGCCAAAGGTGACGTTTTTTCGGAATTTTTTCTAATGGGCATTGCTACTGTAGGCGCATTTGCAATTGGAGAATATCCAGAAGGGGTTGCTGTTATGCTATTCTACAGTGTAGGAGAGGTTTTCCAGACACTTGCTGTTTCGAGAGCAAAGAATAATATCAAAGCATTGTTGGATCAGCGTCCTGATGAGGTGACCATTCTTGAAGGTAACCAACCAAAGACCATCCCTGCAAAACAGGCGAAAATTGGGGATCTTGTACAGCTAAAATCAGGAGAGAAGCTGGCTCTGGACGGAGAGTTGGTAAGTGAATCCGCATCGTTCAATACCGCTGCATTAACTGGTGAGAGTAAGCCTGATACCAAAAACAAAGGTGAGAGCGTGCTTGCCGGAATGATCAATCTACAGACTATTGCTCAGGTAAAAGTGACAACTGCTTACGAAGACAGTAAGCTGAGCAAAATTTTAGAATTGGTACAAAATGCGACAGCTCAGAAGGCACCTACTGAACTTTTTATTCGAAAATTCGCAAGGATTTATACACCCATTGTCGTAGGACTGGCAGTAGTGATATGTCTTTTGCCGTATCTGTTTGTGGAAAATTATGTTTTCCGTGACTGGCTTTACAGAGCATTAGTGTTCTTAGTTATCTCTTGTCCTTGCGCTTTGGTTATTAGCATTCCTCTAGGTTATTTCGGCGGAATTGGCGCAGCTTCAAAGAACGGTATACTGTTTAAAGGAAGTAATTTTTTAGACATTATCGCCAATATTAAAAATGTGGTAATGGACAAGACCGGAACAATGACCGAGGGCGTCTTTAAAGTTCAGGAAGTTACTTTAAAATCTGAATTTAATAAAGATGAAATTCTGAAGATGGTAAATGCTTTAGAAAGCAAAAGTACCCATCCGGTCGCTACGGCAATCCATCAATATGTCGGCGAAATCGACCATTCTATACAATTAGATAATACAGAAGAAATTGCTGGGCACGGATTGAAAGCCAGTATCAAAGGAAAAGATCTGCTTGTGGGAAATTTTAAATTGATGGATAAGTTCAATATCAAATATGATCTTGACCCTACGCAGATCGTTTATACAATAATTGCAATTGCATATGACGGAAAATTTGCAGGCTACATTACTATTGCAGACAGTATAAAAGCGGATGCACAGCTGAGCATTGATAAACTTAAAGCCTTAGGTGTCAAAACCACGATGTTAAGTGGAGACAAGAGCACTGTTGTACAATTTGTTGCAGATCAACTGGGAATTACTAACGCCTTTGGCGATCTCTTACCGGAAGATAAGGTCAACAAAGTAAAAGAGATCAAATCACAAAATGAAACAGTTGCCTTTGTGGGAGACGGCGTCAATGATGCTCCTGTTGTTGCCTTGAGCGACGTAGGTATTGCAATGGGCGGATTGGGAAGTGATGCAACCATTGAGACCGCAGATGTAGTCATTCAAGACGATAAGCCAAGCAAAATACCGATGGCAATCAATATCGGAAAGCAAACCCGGAAGATCGTTTGGCAAAATATTTTTCTAGCTTTTGCTGTAAAAGCGATTGTACTGGTATTGGGAGCTGGTGGATTAGCAACAATGTGGGAAGCAGTTTTTGCTGACGTAGGAGTTGCTTTATTAGCTATATTAAATGCTGTCAGAATTCAAAGAATGACTTTTTAG
- a CDS encoding bacteriophage spanin2 family protein produces the protein MKNYYKFLFLLIGISLTSCKSIISNQGKPLNYNSLELNHKYEIQEFKAKIHKIKITSIDGKNVYGISKKGDSITIDKKQIREVKKVKIAGSIVVGIVAIATVIFVPI, from the coding sequence ATGAAAAACTATTACAAATTTTTATTTCTGTTGATTGGAATTTCACTTACCTCTTGCAAATCTATCATATCGAATCAAGGTAAGCCTTTAAACTACAATTCTTTAGAGCTAAATCATAAATATGAGATTCAGGAATTTAAAGCTAAAATCCATAAAATAAAGATTACTTCGATAGATGGTAAAAATGTTTACGGTATTTCTAAAAAAGGAGATTCTATCACAATTGATAAAAAACAGATCAGAGAAGTGAAAAAAGTAAAAATTGCTGGCTCTATCGTTGTTGGTATTGTTGCAATTGCAACAGTGATTTTTGTACCAATTTAA
- the mobC gene encoding plasmid mobilization relaxosome protein MobC — METDEKDGIIVIRINNQKKKYWRKICSEKKISMTSLIINSVENRILDDERRIVLAFIEKQDNLFVKIETNINQIAKIANAQKFISAADLQDFSNKLSEIADLKIKQNDIFIKIYSLLGQ; from the coding sequence ATGGAAACCGATGAAAAAGACGGGATTATAGTTATCAGGATCAACAATCAAAAAAAGAAATACTGGAGGAAGATATGTTCAGAAAAGAAAATCTCTATGACAAGTCTAATTATCAATTCTGTAGAAAACAGGATTTTGGATGATGAGAGGAGAATAGTATTAGCGTTCATTGAAAAACAAGATAATCTATTCGTGAAAATAGAAACCAACATCAATCAGATCGCAAAAATTGCAAATGCTCAAAAATTTATCAGCGCAGCAGACCTGCAAGATTTTTCTAACAAGTTATCTGAAATAGCTGATTTGAAGATAAAGCAGAATGACATTTTTATTAAAATATATTCTTTGCTCGGACAATGA
- a CDS encoding relaxase/mobilization nuclease domain-containing protein codes for MIVKIMKPAGFSFPGVNYNDKKVNKGTGELMLMKNFPSFINEASSQKEVRDYLKSISKNEKVKKPQFHSVISTKFQGHSKEELKNVAEGFMNEMGYGTQPFIVVFHKDTDNNHVHIVSTRVDKQSGKKIDDSYERLKAQKALSNTMGKLYGQSPEAELHKLLNYKISSFSQLETLLHRNGYKINRNTNDENFYSILKNGVIQRTLSGNQIVFDNSKSDSRARQIKAILNKYKELYSNKVFKVEDNRRSQSMLPQEKIADRENLSKSKTEFESELQKKLKDVFGIDMVFHHKEDKNPFGYTVIDHKTGKVYKGGDIMKMNEVFEFTSDKLDKKTFEILKDYNIRNQETRKILLEFFKKNNPETEIKDFMMFENRGKKDLETYRKVQFEVKDFIRNNKNTNDEKKDISITTAEDGKLYALHTRFHYVGKLQPLIGEKEYQKFLNPIGINEVQTENRTENNKKTELNKAVNEMLFEWMKSSGTAKDPAENELKKRRRKRR; via the coding sequence ATGATCGTTAAAATAATGAAACCGGCGGGTTTCAGCTTTCCGGGAGTCAATTACAACGATAAAAAAGTGAATAAAGGAACTGGGGAATTGATGCTGATGAAAAATTTTCCTTCGTTCATTAATGAAGCCAGTAGTCAGAAGGAGGTTCGGGATTATTTAAAATCAATTTCAAAAAACGAAAAAGTAAAGAAACCCCAATTTCACTCAGTCATTTCAACCAAGTTTCAGGGGCACAGCAAAGAAGAACTGAAAAATGTTGCAGAAGGTTTTATGAATGAAATGGGATACGGGACACAACCTTTCATTGTTGTATTTCATAAGGACACAGATAATAATCACGTCCACATTGTTTCCACAAGGGTTGATAAGCAATCCGGAAAGAAGATCGATGACAGTTACGAGAGGCTTAAAGCTCAAAAGGCATTAAGTAATACAATGGGAAAATTGTACGGACAGAGTCCAGAAGCAGAATTGCACAAACTTCTAAATTACAAAATAAGTTCGTTCAGTCAGTTGGAAACTTTGCTTCATAGAAATGGTTATAAAATAAACAGAAACACAAATGATGAAAATTTTTATAGCATTTTAAAAAACGGAGTCATACAGCGAACACTTTCAGGGAATCAAATTGTTTTCGACAATAGTAAAAGTGATAGTAGAGCCAGACAGATTAAAGCCATTCTGAATAAATATAAGGAACTGTATTCCAACAAAGTTTTCAAAGTGGAAGACAATAGGCGAAGTCAATCAATGTTACCACAAGAAAAGATAGCTGACAGAGAAAATCTTTCAAAATCAAAAACTGAATTTGAAAGTGAGCTTCAGAAAAAGTTGAAAGATGTTTTCGGGATCGATATGGTTTTCCATCATAAAGAAGATAAAAATCCTTTTGGCTACACCGTGATCGACCACAAAACAGGAAAAGTTTATAAGGGAGGTGATATAATGAAAATGAATGAAGTGTTTGAATTCACTTCTGACAAGCTGGATAAGAAGACTTTTGAAATCCTGAAGGACTATAATATTCGCAATCAGGAAACAAGAAAGATACTGCTTGAATTTTTTAAGAAGAATAATCCGGAAACAGAAATCAAGGACTTTATGATGTTTGAAAATCGAGGAAAAAAAGATCTGGAGACGTATCGAAAAGTCCAGTTTGAAGTAAAGGATTTTATTAGAAATAACAAAAACACAAATGATGAAAAAAAAGATATTTCTATAACGACTGCTGAAGACGGAAAGCTGTATGCTCTTCATACCAGATTCCATTACGTGGGTAAACTTCAACCATTAATCGGAGAAAAGGAATATCAAAAATTTTTAAATCCCATAGGCATAAATGAAGTGCAGACAGAAAACCGGACTGAAAATAATAAAAAAACAGAATTAAACAAAGCCGTCAACGAAATGCTATTTGAATGGATGAAAAGTTCAGGAACGGCAAAAGACCCTGCTGAAAACGAACTCAAGAAACGAAGGAGGAAGAGGCGGTAA
- a CDS encoding ParA family protein, with amino-acid sequence MIITFATQKGGTGKTTLAIALANYISTNSERKINVFDFDYQKSFYYKWKEDEVLEIPKLYDVEIIGEDDGQPFSDFDTLIDLKESEEINLFDLAGTLDAKYSDLLIYSDFIVIPFEYSDVSVKSTLVFINMLGLLESEAERIFIRSKYDKGYKYLNQEAMDIELAKYGTLLPSPVFKRNILQTINTRNLAGKHKYAVENTLDELLKHINENSKIKIEILKKKEKAKD; translated from the coding sequence ATGATCATCACTTTTGCCACCCAAAAAGGAGGAACCGGAAAAACAACATTGGCGATTGCTTTAGCCAATTATATTTCCACTAATTCCGAAAGAAAAATCAATGTGTTTGATTTTGATTATCAGAAATCCTTTTACTACAAATGGAAAGAAGATGAAGTGTTGGAAATTCCAAAATTGTACGATGTTGAGATTATTGGTGAAGATGATGGGCAGCCTTTTTCGGACTTTGATACTCTTATTGATCTGAAAGAAAGCGAGGAGATCAATCTCTTTGATCTGGCAGGAACACTTGATGCTAAATACAGCGACTTATTGATATACAGCGATTTTATCGTGATCCCATTTGAATATTCCGATGTATCTGTAAAATCAACGTTGGTTTTTATCAATATGCTGGGATTATTGGAAAGCGAGGCCGAAAGAATATTTATCCGTTCCAAATATGATAAAGGATACAAATACCTAAATCAGGAAGCAATGGACATTGAGCTGGCAAAATATGGAACGCTGCTGCCAAGTCCAGTATTCAAGAGAAACATCCTGCAAACTATTAATACCAGAAACCTAGCTGGCAAGCACAAATATGCCGTAGAAAATACACTCGATGAACTTTTAAAGCATATCAATGAAAACTCAAAGATCAAAATAGAAATTCTGAAAAAGAAGGAAAAAGCCAAAGATTAG
- a CDS encoding DUF4134 domain-containing protein, with amino-acid sequence MNQKFKKHQMMKKILTLAFVVMALTPAFAQGGATAISNAANDIKDYWDPIKLILKAVGGLVGFIGGLRVYNKWTNGDQDVNKEILGYGGAMIFLLVVPEFVTAFFA; translated from the coding sequence ATGAATCAAAAATTCAAAAAACACCAAATGATGAAAAAAATTTTAACCCTCGCTTTTGTAGTGATGGCACTAACACCTGCATTTGCACAAGGCGGTGCAACAGCCATCTCGAACGCCGCCAACGACATTAAGGATTATTGGGATCCTATCAAACTAATCCTGAAAGCAGTTGGTGGATTGGTCGGTTTCATTGGAGGTCTTAGAGTGTACAACAAATGGACGAACGGCGATCAGGATGTCAACAAAGAAATTCTCGGTTATGGAGGAGCAATGATCTTCCTGTTAGTAGTTCCGGAATTCGTAACCGCATTTTTTGCCTAA